The following proteins are encoded in a genomic region of Paenibacillus sp. FSL R7-0273:
- a CDS encoding RNA polymerase sigma factor, which yields MLATSQEHLHDKEQVEAVVAQVQQGNREIYAWIVGQFQQPLYRYCCRMLGDRQDAEDAVQDILVKAYQSIGRYKLEVSFSAWLYRIAGNHCLNLLRRRRMQERILRLFQTETVSTSAEQQMEVRIFSPGLGAALGLLTPEERNILVLRVFEELTFQEMGQILGSSPNALHKRMERIKRKVRNAMKTEEGISWNEPESIAGTKI from the coding sequence GTGCTGGCAACGTCACAGGAGCATTTGCATGATAAGGAGCAGGTGGAGGCTGTAGTCGCGCAGGTCCAGCAGGGCAACCGAGAAATCTATGCCTGGATCGTCGGACAGTTCCAGCAGCCGCTGTACCGTTATTGCTGCCGTATGCTGGGTGACCGGCAGGATGCTGAGGATGCGGTGCAGGATATTCTGGTCAAGGCCTACCAGTCTATCGGAAGGTACAAGCTGGAGGTCAGCTTCTCCGCCTGGCTGTACCGGATTGCGGGCAATCATTGTCTGAATCTGCTGCGCCGGCGGCGGATGCAGGAGCGTATCCTGCGCCTGTTCCAGACGGAGACGGTGAGCACAAGCGCGGAACAGCAGATGGAGGTGCGGATATTCAGCCCGGGTCTGGGGGCGGCACTCGGGTTACTGACACCGGAGGAACGGAATATTCTGGTGCTGCGTGTTTTTGAGGAGCTGACCTTTCAGGAGATGGGGCAGATTCTCGGCAGCAGTCCCAATGCGCTGCACAAGCGGATGGAGCGGATTAAGCGGAAGGTCAGGAATGCGATGAAGACAGAGGAGGGGATCTCTTGGAACGAGCCGGAATCTATAGCGGGCACCAAGATATAA
- the odhB gene encoding 2-oxoglutarate dehydrogenase complex dihydrolipoyllysine-residue succinyltransferase — protein MSEIKVPDLGESISEGTIYKWLVKEGDTVGQGDVLAELETDKVNLEISAEEDGVISAILRQAGENVAVGEAIGVIGAAAEGGTAAGSGAGGESGAGGSAQGGGSAQGDSSAAPAAASAAAEAPAAAAPAPAAPEGAAGSTAALATPGARKLARERGIDLGEVTARDPIGRIAQADVNGHGAAGQAAAAPAAPAPQAVPAAAKKPAAANAAPQDGKAVERKRMSRRRLTIASRLVEAQQTAAMLTTFNEVDMSAILDIRKRRKDAFKEKHDVGLGFMSFFTKAVIGALKAYPLLNAEIDGEELLIKKYYDIGIAVSAKEGLVVPVVRDADRLSFPEIERQILGLASKARANTLSLQELQGGTFTITNGGVFGSLLSTPILNTPQVGILGMHKIQLRPIALDEETTVNRPMMYIALSYDHRIVDGSEAVSFLVKVKELLEDPEALLLEG, from the coding sequence GTGTCTGAAATTAAAGTACCCGATCTGGGCGAGTCCATTTCCGAAGGAACGATTTACAAGTGGCTGGTTAAGGAAGGAGACACTGTCGGCCAGGGCGATGTGCTGGCCGAGCTTGAGACCGACAAGGTGAACCTCGAGATCAGCGCTGAGGAGGATGGCGTCATCTCCGCCATTCTCCGCCAGGCGGGCGAGAACGTTGCTGTCGGCGAGGCGATCGGCGTGATCGGCGCGGCTGCAGAAGGTGGCACGGCTGCCGGTAGCGGCGCTGGCGGGGAGAGCGGCGCTGGCGGCAGCGCACAGGGAGGCGGCAGCGCACAAGGAGACAGCAGCGCTGCGCCTGCTGCTGCATCTGCGGCAGCGGAGGCACCTGCTGCCGCTGCACCGGCTCCGGCCGCTCCCGAAGGCGCGGCCGGCAGCACTGCGGCCCTGGCTACGCCGGGGGCGCGCAAGCTCGCGCGGGAGCGGGGCATCGACCTCGGCGAGGTCACTGCCCGCGACCCCATCGGCCGGATTGCCCAGGCCGATGTGAACGGCCACGGCGCAGCCGGCCAGGCGGCCGCTGCGCCTGCGGCACCGGCGCCGCAGGCCGTACCGGCTGCGGCGAAGAAGCCAGCTGCGGCTAATGCAGCGCCGCAGGACGGCAAAGCCGTGGAGCGCAAGCGCATGTCGCGCCGGCGGCTGACGATTGCCAGCCGTCTGGTCGAAGCGCAGCAGACGGCGGCCATGCTGACCACCTTCAACGAGGTGGACATGTCGGCAATCCTCGACATCCGCAAGCGGCGGAAGGATGCCTTCAAAGAGAAGCATGATGTCGGACTCGGCTTCATGTCCTTCTTCACCAAGGCCGTGATCGGGGCACTCAAGGCCTATCCTCTGCTGAATGCAGAGATCGACGGCGAAGAGCTGCTGATCAAGAAGTACTATGACATCGGCATCGCCGTTTCAGCGAAGGAAGGACTGGTCGTCCCTGTTGTCCGCGATGCGGACCGGCTCAGCTTCCCGGAAATCGAGCGCCAGATTCTTGGGCTGGCCTCCAAGGCCCGCGCCAACACGCTCAGCCTGCAGGAGCTGCAGGGCGGCACCTTTACAATTACGAACGGCGGCGTGTTCGGCTCCCTGCTATCCACGCCAATCCTGAATACTCCGCAGGTCGGTATTCTCGGCATGCACAAAATCCAGCTGCGCCCGATCGCCCTTGACGAAGAAACCACCGTTAACCGGCCTATGATGTACATCGCCCTATCCTACGATCACCGGATCGTGGACGGCTCAGAGGCAGTAAGCTTCCTCGTCAAGGTCAAGGAACTGCTGGAGGATCCGGAGGCATTGCTGCTGGAAGGGTAA